The sequence GTTTTAGTTTCTTCTTCACTGCGGCGAATTACCACACGGTCATGCAGAGGACGAAGCTTCATTGTCGATCTCTCCCAACGGGTTAATTACATCAACCGATGACACTCATCGGCACGTTTATAAAATCCGGCAAGCCGGAGGCGTACTGCACATCTGCGCAGCACGCAAAATGATCTGCAAGCGCAGAATCTTATGCTGTTAGGTATATGTGGGCGAACAGATTGATTTCAAGGGCTGCGCCTAAGATTTTTTACACACACGCACACTCAGTCATTTAGGGGTCTTTGCGCTCAAACTCGCCCTCAATGATTTGTGCCTGAGGGTTCTGTGGGTTCGCTGTATGGCTATCTTGCTGCGTATAAGTGCGGCTGTGCGCATAAAACTGCTGCGATTGCGCAGCACTGTGAGTCATATGCAGAGCAATACGTTTAACTAAAACGCGTCTCGTGATGGGCAGCAGGCCCAATAGACCGACAACATCACTGATAAAACCCGGTAAAAATAACAAGCCGCCAGC comes from Pseudomonas sp. C27(2019) and encodes:
- a CDS encoding FxsA family protein — its product is MRVFFLLFLVFPLLELFVLIRVGSSIGALSTLMLVLAGGVIGLLCMRLAGLTTALKVRERMAQGEVPSTDMLNGLLMVVAGGLLFLPGFISDVVGLLGLLPITRRVLVKRIALHMTHSAAQSQQFYAHSRTYTQQDSHTANPQNPQAQIIEGEFERKDP